In Gaiellales bacterium, the genomic window CCGTAGCCGATCGTGAAGACGCGCACGCCCCGGCGGGCGGCCTCCTTCGCCGCGATCTGCGGGTCGACCCCCCGGTTGTTCGAGCCGTCGGTGAGCACGACGATCACGTCGTCGGCGTAGCCGGCGCCGCGGGGGCGGGTCACGGTCGCACCGGTCGGCGCGACTGACGGATCGACCTGCGCGATGGCGTCGAGCGAGGTCACAATGCCTGCGCCGATGGCGGTGCCGAACGAGGTAGTGAGACCATCGAGCGCGCTGAGCAGCTGCTTGGTATCCGACATGGGCGGGACGAGAACGATGGCGGCACTCGCGAACGCGACCAGGCCCATGCGCGGGCCGCCCGTCTGGGACTTGATGAAAGCGCTGGCCGCTTGCTCGGCGGCGGTGATCCGGTTCGGCTGTACGTCGGTGGAGCACATGGAGCCAGATACGTCTAGGGCGAGCATGATCGTCGCGGACGACGACGCGACCGGGACGGTTGCCTGCGGGCGGGCGGCGCCGACCGCAAGCACGGCCAGACCAAGCGTGAGCAACGCTGCGGGGATGCGCCGCCGCCAGCGCGAGCGGCCAGGCACGGCTGTCCGGACGAGCGTGATCGAGGTCACCCGGAGCACGGAGCGCCTGCGCCTGCGCCGGGTCAGCCACCAGACGGCGAAAACCAGGGGAATGACGAGGAGCGCGAGCAGCGCCCACGGC contains:
- a CDS encoding VWA domain-containing protein, which produces MSFSWPWALLALLVIPLVFAVWWLTRRRRRRSVLRVTSITLVRTAVPGRSRWRRRIPAALLTLGLAVLAVGAARPQATVPVASSSATIMLALDVSGSMCSTDVQPNRITAAEQAASAFIKSQTGGPRMGLVAFASAAIVLVPPMSDTKQLLSALDGLTTSFGTAIGAGIVTSLDAIAQVDPSVAPTGATVTRPRGAGYADDVIVVLTDGSNNRGVDPQIAAKEAARRGVRVFTIGYG